The following are from one region of the Stanieria sp. NIES-3757 genome:
- a CDS encoding permease protein of oligopeptide ABC transporter: MSRSKALQYYIIARLLLAPLMLWTITTVVFLLLRATPGDPADAILGTRAPEAAKVALREQLGLTAPLLIQYVHYLGDLLQFNLGTSLTSRGLFVWDVIKEYFPATVELACFSMAVALIVGVGVGIISASFPRTGWDMGGRLFGIITYSLPLFWVGMILQLIFSVQLGWFPLGTRFPVNATVPPTITGLYTIDSILTGNVGMLLTALHYLALPCFTLGILLSGIFERIVRVNLKQTLQADYVEAARARGIPEKTILFSHAFKNALIPVITVLGLTFAALLGGAVLTEVTFSWPGLGNRLYEAISLRDYPTVQGIMVFFGVIVTIASICIDLINAYIDPRIRY, from the coding sequence ATGTCTCGCTCGAAAGCTTTGCAATATTACATTATTGCTCGTTTGTTGTTAGCTCCTTTAATGCTATGGACAATTACTACAGTAGTATTTTTGCTTCTGAGAGCAACTCCAGGAGATCCAGCAGATGCGATTTTAGGTACTCGCGCTCCTGAGGCAGCTAAAGTAGCTTTGAGAGAGCAATTAGGATTAACTGCTCCTCTGTTAATTCAATATGTTCATTATTTGGGCGATTTACTTCAGTTTAATCTAGGTACTTCTCTTACTAGTCGGGGGTTGTTTGTCTGGGATGTCATTAAAGAGTATTTTCCAGCCACGGTAGAACTTGCTTGTTTTAGTATGGCGGTGGCGTTAATTGTCGGAGTTGGGGTTGGGATCATCTCTGCTTCTTTTCCACGCACGGGTTGGGATATGGGCGGAAGATTATTTGGCATTATTACCTATTCTCTTCCTTTATTTTGGGTAGGAATGATTTTACAGTTGATTTTCTCCGTACAATTAGGTTGGTTTCCTTTAGGAACTCGTTTTCCTGTCAACGCTACTGTTCCACCTACTATAACTGGTTTGTATACTATAGATAGTATATTGACAGGTAATGTTGGGATGCTTTTAACTGCTTTACATTATTTGGCATTACCCTGTTTTACTTTAGGTATTCTCCTCAGTGGGATTTTTGAGCGAATTGTCAGAGTTAATTTGAAACAAACTTTACAAGCAGATTATGTAGAAGCTGCTAGAGCGCGAGGCATACCAGAAAAGACAATTTTATTCTCTCATGCCTTTAAAAATGCTCTGATTCCCGTGATTACTGTGTTAGGTTTGACTTTTGCAGCTTTACTAGGTGGTGCAGTCTTGACTGAGGTGACTTTTTCTTGGCCTGGACTTGGTAATCGTCTTTATGAAGCAATTTCTCTAAGAGATTATCCCACCGTTCAAGGAATTATGGTGTTTTTTGGGGTAATTGTCACCATTGCTAGCATTTGCATTGATTTAATTAATGCTTATATCGATCCTCGGATTCGGTACTAA
- the purC gene encoding phosphoribosyl aminoimidazole succinocarboxamide synthetase: protein MVKQRLKQSQADLTQSKCQKKYRIMLQTEKLYEGKAKILYQTENPQILLSVYKDDATAFNAQKKGQIYGKGEINCNIAAALFEWLESFGIPTHYIDNPAPNQMRVKAVKIIPLEVVVRNLAAGSLCRQTGLPEGQVLPFPLVEFYLKNDELGDPLLTSDRIFLLEIVNQEQLQEIKEMALKINHYLQDFFNRCEITLVDFKLEFGRDGGQKILLADEISPDTCRLWDQKETDPQARVMDKDRFRKDLGQIESAYQQVQARVLAQSEQIRQSTHQQEKSS, encoded by the coding sequence GTGGTTAAGCAAAGATTAAAACAAAGTCAGGCAGATCTTACTCAATCAAAATGTCAAAAAAAGTACAGAATTATGTTGCAGACAGAAAAACTTTACGAAGGCAAAGCCAAAATTCTCTATCAAACAGAAAACCCTCAAATACTGCTGAGTGTTTATAAAGATGATGCTACTGCGTTTAATGCGCAGAAAAAAGGACAAATTTACGGTAAAGGAGAAATTAACTGTAATATAGCAGCAGCTTTATTTGAGTGGTTAGAGTCATTTGGCATTCCAACTCATTACATCGACAATCCAGCACCTAATCAAATGCGGGTGAAGGCGGTTAAAATCATACCGCTTGAGGTAGTAGTTAGAAATCTTGCTGCGGGTAGTCTTTGTCGTCAAACAGGATTACCAGAAGGTCAAGTTTTACCCTTTCCTCTAGTAGAGTTTTATCTCAAAAACGACGAATTAGGAGATCCCCTCTTAACAAGCGATCGCATTTTTTTATTAGAAATTGTTAATCAGGAACAACTACAAGAAATTAAGGAGATGGCGTTAAAAATTAATCACTACCTCCAAGATTTTTTTAATCGTTGTGAAATTACCTTAGTAGATTTTAAATTGGAATTTGGTCGCGACGGGGGACAAAAAATTCTTTTAGCTGACGAAATCAGTCCTGATACTTGTCGTCTTTGGGATCAAAAAGAAACCGATCCTCAAGCAAGAGTAATGGATAAAGACCGTTTTCGGAAAGATTTGGGGCAAATAGAATCTGCTTATCAACAAGTACAAGCGAGAGTATTAGCTCAGAGCGAGCAAATCCGACAATCAACTCATCAGCAGGAAAAAAGCAGTTAA
- a CDS encoding surface antigen, translating into MEVIEKPKNFSLSPALAILMATSYSLSLPLSAKGEVMPNSVINQSEHQAKIPILNKPLKPEVIISTKQANYLAQADFPNNQSPQLEIPLDNGQPSTLPDSEPQSPQIDNQTPPNEENQPTPPNQTQPNDTEQTPAQAPEPRVLVAEVSVVGADDELEDIVYETINTQPGRTTTRSQLQEDVNAVYATGFFQDVQVTPEDTPLGVRITFAVQPNPILNQVVIETVPPEGNRVLPPGQIDKIFGNNYGKILNLRDLQNGIKQLNQWYTNNGYELAQVVGAPQVSPDGTVTLVVAEGVIEDIQVRYFDEEDEPIDGKTRDYIVTREIELKPGDVFKRDTAQRDLQRVFGLGVFEDARFSFSPGADPRKVVVNVDVVESNTGSVAAGAGFSSSSGLFGTVSYQQKNLGGNNQTLGAEVQLGERELLFDVSFSDPWIGGDPFRTSYIVNAFRRRSISLVFDGDDNDIRTADGDDSPRIVRTGGGINFSRPLADNPFRKADWTLSTGFQYQRVQVENEDGEISSTSRPQDGSENLAFSESGKDDLFTLRFGATRDRRNNNLQPTRGSLLRLGVDQTIPIGSGSILLNRIRGSYSYYIPIDFISFSEGPQALAFNVQAGTVLGDLPPYEAFVLGGSNSVRGYAEGEVGSGRSYVQATAEYRFPIFSIVGGALFLDYGTTLGSDSAVPGEPSKVRDLPGSGFGYGAGVRVQSPLGQIRVDYAINDEGDNRIHFGIGERF; encoded by the coding sequence GTGGAAGTGATAGAAAAACCAAAAAACTTTAGTTTGTCTCCTGCTTTAGCAATTCTCATGGCAACCTCTTATTCTCTAAGTTTGCCTTTATCTGCTAAAGGGGAAGTTATGCCAAATTCCGTAATTAATCAAAGCGAACATCAAGCCAAAATTCCCATTCTCAACAAACCACTTAAACCAGAAGTTATTATCTCCACAAAACAGGCTAATTATCTTGCTCAGGCTGATTTTCCTAATAATCAATCTCCTCAACTTGAAATCCCACTGGATAATGGTCAACCTTCAACTTTACCTGATTCTGAACCACAATCTCCCCAGATAGATAATCAAACACCACCAAACGAAGAAAATCAACCAACGCCTCCAAACCAAACTCAACCGAATGATACCGAACAAACACCAGCACAAGCACCAGAACCTCGTGTGTTAGTAGCTGAAGTTTCAGTCGTAGGTGCTGATGATGAACTAGAAGATATTGTTTACGAAACAATTAATACTCAACCAGGAAGAACTACTACTCGTTCTCAACTACAAGAAGATGTTAATGCCGTCTATGCGACAGGGTTCTTTCAAGACGTACAAGTAACGCCAGAAGATACACCTCTAGGGGTTAGAATTACTTTTGCCGTTCAACCTAATCCGATTCTCAATCAAGTAGTAATTGAAACCGTTCCCCCAGAAGGAAATCGAGTTTTACCACCAGGACAAATAGATAAAATTTTCGGCAATAACTACGGTAAAATCCTCAATCTCAGAGATTTGCAAAACGGGATTAAGCAATTAAATCAATGGTATACCAATAATGGTTATGAACTAGCTCAGGTGGTTGGCGCACCCCAAGTTTCTCCTGATGGTACTGTTACTCTGGTGGTGGCTGAAGGGGTTATCGAAGATATTCAAGTAAGATATTTTGATGAAGAAGACGAACCAATCGATGGAAAAACTCGCGATTATATTGTTACTCGCGAAATTGAATTAAAACCTGGAGATGTCTTCAAGCGGGATACCGCACAAAGAGATTTACAACGAGTATTTGGCTTGGGTGTCTTTGAAGATGCTCGTTTTTCTTTTAGTCCAGGAGCAGATCCCCGTAAAGTTGTAGTTAATGTAGATGTAGTGGAAAGTAATACTGGTTCAGTAGCAGCAGGGGCTGGTTTTAGTTCTTCTAGCGGTTTATTTGGGACAGTCAGTTATCAACAAAAGAATTTAGGAGGAAATAACCAAACTCTTGGCGCGGAAGTACAACTAGGGGAAAGAGAATTATTATTTGATGTTAGTTTTAGTGATCCTTGGATTGGAGGAGATCCTTTCCGTACTTCTTATATAGTAAATGCTTTTCGTCGTCGTTCGATTTCTCTGGTATTTGATGGCGATGATAATGATATTCGTACTGCTGATGGAGATGATAGTCCCAGAATTGTTCGTACTGGAGGAGGAATTAATTTTTCTCGTCCTCTTGCTGATAATCCTTTTAGGAAAGCAGATTGGACTTTATCAACGGGATTTCAATATCAACGCGTTCAGGTTGAAAATGAGGATGGAGAAATTTCATCTACATCTAGACCACAAGATGGAAGTGAAAATTTAGCTTTTAGCGAGAGTGGGAAAGACGATCTCTTTACTCTACGTTTTGGAGCAACTCGCGATCGCCGTAATAATAATTTACAACCGACTCGAGGTTCATTATTGCGATTAGGAGTAGATCAAACTATCCCGATTGGTTCTGGCAGTATTTTGCTTAATCGAATTAGAGGTAGTTACAGTTACTATATTCCAATAGATTTTATTAGTTTTAGCGAAGGACCTCAAGCTTTAGCTTTTAACGTTCAAGCAGGTACTGTATTAGGAGATTTACCTCCTTATGAAGCATTTGTCTTGGGTGGTAGTAATTCGGTACGAGGTTATGCCGAAGGCGAAGTCGGTAGCGGACGTAGTTATGTACAAGCGACAGCAGAATACCGTTTTCCAATTTTTTCGATTGTTGGCGGTGCTTTATTTTTAGATTATGGTACTACTCTTGGTTCAGATAGTGCTGTTCCTGGCGAACCTTCAAAAGTTAGAGATTTGCCTGGCAGCGGTTTTGGTTATGGTGCTGGTGTTCGGGTTCAATCTCCTCTCGGTCAAATTCGGGTTGATTATGCTATTAACGATGAAGGAGATAATCGAATTCATTTTGGTATTGGGGAGAGGTTTTAA
- the lpxC gene encoding UDP-3-O-acyl-N-acetylglucosamine deacetylase: MGNTLKTAFELSGVGLHSGETTTVKVLPSQSNQGRYFVRVDLPNQPRIPATVQAVSQTTLSTELAQGEAKVRTVEHLLASLAASGVDEACIEINGAEVPLLDGSAKLWIEAIADVGIVSSVSNSSPWLLKQPVWVQEEDAFVAALPSPETRFTYGIDFSYSAIANQWHSWSCQEGNFAKEIAPARTFGLAEQIEQLQQAGLIRGGSLENALICSKSGWLNPPLRFTNEPARHKLLDLVGDLSLLGRFPQAHFLAYKASHKLHIQLARTLAHLYQLN, encoded by the coding sequence ATGGGTAATACATTAAAAACAGCTTTTGAATTGTCAGGGGTAGGTTTGCATTCTGGTGAAACTACAACTGTGAAAGTTCTGCCTAGTCAATCTAACCAGGGACGATATTTTGTCAGAGTTGATTTACCTAATCAGCCCAGAATACCAGCTACAGTTCAAGCTGTGAGTCAGACAACTCTTTCAACTGAATTAGCTCAAGGAGAAGCTAAAGTAAGAACAGTTGAGCATCTACTAGCTTCTTTAGCAGCCAGTGGGGTTGATGAGGCTTGTATCGAAATTAATGGGGCAGAAGTTCCTTTATTGGATGGTTCGGCAAAGTTATGGATAGAAGCGATCGCTGATGTAGGTATTGTCTCTTCTGTTTCTAATAGTTCTCCTTGGTTACTCAAACAACCTGTCTGGGTTCAAGAAGAAGATGCTTTTGTTGCTGCCTTGCCTAGTCCAGAAACTCGTTTTACTTATGGCATTGATTTTTCTTATAGCGCGATCGCAAATCAATGGCATAGTTGGAGTTGCCAAGAGGGAAATTTTGCCAAAGAAATAGCCCCTGCTAGAACTTTCGGTTTGGCAGAGCAGATCGAACAGTTGCAACAAGCTGGTTTAATTCGAGGTGGAAGTTTAGAAAATGCTTTGATTTGTAGTAAATCAGGATGGCTTAATCCACCTTTAAGATTTACGAATGAACCAGCCCGTCATAAACTATTAGATTTAGTAGGAGATCTGAGTTTACTGGGCAGATTTCCTCAAGCTCATTTTCTTGCCTATAAAGCTAGTCATAAGTTACATATTCAACTGGCAAGAACTTTAGCTCATCTTTATCAATTAAATTAG
- a CDS encoding (3R)-hydroxymyristol acyl carrier protein dehydrase has translation MTTVTADNQSVSTSTTLTIEEIHQLLPHRYPFALVDRILEYVPGQKAVGLKNVTFNEPYFPGHIPSRPLMPGVLMVEAMAQVGGIVLVQLPGMEGKFFAFAGIDKVRFRRPVTPGDQLIMTVELLSFKQNRIAKMQGRGEVEGQLAVQGEMMFSLID, from the coding sequence ATGACAACTGTTACCGCCGACAATCAATCAGTTTCTACGTCAACAACTTTGACTATTGAAGAAATTCATCAATTATTACCCCATCGTTATCCTTTTGCTTTGGTCGACCGTATTCTTGAGTATGTACCTGGTCAAAAAGCAGTGGGATTGAAAAATGTTACTTTTAACGAACCTTATTTTCCTGGACACATTCCTAGTCGTCCATTGATGCCAGGGGTTTTAATGGTAGAAGCGATGGCGCAGGTAGGAGGAATAGTTTTAGTTCAATTACCAGGCATGGAGGGTAAATTCTTTGCTTTTGCAGGAATTGATAAGGTGCGTTTTCGTCGTCCAGTCACTCCTGGAGATCAATTAATCATGACTGTGGAACTTTTATCCTTCAAACAGAATCGTATTGCCAAAATGCAGGGAAGAGGAGAAGTAGAAGGTCAACTTGCGGTTCAAGGGGAAATGATGTTTTCCTTGATTGATTAA
- the lpxA gene encoding acyl-[acyl-carrier-protein]--UDP-N-acetylglucosamine O-acyltransferase — MSGLIHPTAVIDPKAELDPTVQVKPYAVIGADVKIGANTVVGSHAVIEGPTEIGKHNQIFPGAAIGLEPQDLKYQGAKSKVIIGDRNRIREYVTINRATEEDEATILGNDNLLMAYAHVAHNCIIENEVIIANNVAMAGHVKIESMAVISGVLGIHQFVHVGRMAMVAGMSRISRDVPPYMLVEGNPARVRSLNLVALKRRGFPHSEISKLKQAFRLLYHEGIPLDKAIAKLELLSESESIGHLRDFLQGSVADGRRGLIPGQK; from the coding sequence TTGAGTGGCTTAATTCATCCTACTGCTGTAATTGATCCCAAGGCTGAACTAGATCCGACAGTTCAGGTCAAGCCCTATGCTGTAATTGGGGCTGATGTAAAAATTGGGGCAAATACTGTGGTTGGTTCTCATGCAGTTATCGAAGGACCAACCGAAATAGGCAAACATAATCAAATTTTTCCAGGGGCTGCGATTGGTTTAGAACCTCAAGATTTAAAATATCAAGGGGCAAAAAGTAAAGTTATTATTGGCGATCGCAATCGAATCCGCGAGTATGTTACGATTAATCGGGCTACGGAGGAGGATGAAGCAACGATCCTCGGTAATGATAATCTCCTGATGGCTTATGCCCATGTTGCCCACAATTGCATAATTGAAAATGAAGTCATTATTGCTAATAATGTGGCGATGGCTGGTCATGTCAAAATCGAATCAATGGCAGTGATTAGTGGTGTCTTAGGGATTCATCAATTCGTTCATGTTGGACGGATGGCAATGGTGGCGGGGATGAGTCGGATCAGTCGCGATGTCCCGCCTTATATGTTAGTGGAAGGAAATCCTGCGCGAGTGCGATCGCTAAATTTGGTAGCACTGAAAAGAAGGGGTTTTCCTCATTCAGAAATTAGTAAGTTAAAACAAGCTTTTCGTTTACTCTATCATGAAGGTATTCCTTTGGATAAAGCGATCGCTAAACTAGAATTATTGTCTGAAAGTGAATCGATTGGACATCTAAGAGATTTTCTTCAGGGTTCTGTTGCTGATGGTAGAAGAGGTTTAATTCCCGGACAAAAATAA
- the lpxB gene encoding lipid-A-disaccharide synthase codes for MRIFISTGEISGDLQGAMLIDALQRQAKAQKIPLEIAALGGSRMAAAGATLLADTTKISSIGLLEAVPFIIPTLEVQKRAKKYLQANPPDILVLIDYPGPNLVIGKYVRANLPNVKIIYYIAPQDWAVPMLGHAKHLEKIVDRILAIFPAEADYFQSQGIDVKWVGHPLLDRIKTAPNRQQARKLLGIKPEQLIITLLPASRKQELKYLLPIILTAAQEIQAKLPDIHFLIPVVLTDYEQEIAAAVQQYNLSATLLKNQTLEAIAAADLAITKSGTVNLEIALLNIPQVVLYRIHPFTAWIARSLLKFKIPLMSPTNLLVNQKIVPELQQEEATPTAIVTETLNLLLNQENLLKLQQDYQQMRSLLGTEGVCDRAASQILALVN; via the coding sequence ATGCGTATTTTTATTAGTACTGGAGAAATTTCTGGGGATTTACAAGGGGCGATGTTAATCGATGCTCTCCAACGTCAGGCAAAGGCGCAAAAGATTCCTTTAGAAATTGCTGCTTTAGGTGGTAGTCGCATGGCAGCAGCAGGGGCTACATTACTTGCAGATACTACCAAAATTAGTTCAATTGGTTTGTTGGAAGCTGTACCTTTTATTATTCCAACCTTAGAAGTTCAAAAGCGTGCTAAAAAATATTTGCAAGCTAATCCTCCAGATATTTTAGTTTTAATTGATTATCCTGGGCCTAATTTAGTAATTGGAAAATATGTCCGCGCTAATCTACCAAACGTCAAAATAATTTATTATATTGCTCCTCAAGATTGGGCAGTGCCAATGTTAGGTCATGCCAAACATCTGGAAAAAATTGTAGATCGAATTTTGGCAATTTTTCCTGCGGAAGCTGATTATTTTCAGTCCCAAGGAATAGATGTAAAATGGGTTGGTCATCCCTTATTAGACCGTATTAAAACTGCTCCCAATCGTCAACAAGCTCGGAAATTATTAGGTATAAAACCAGAACAATTAATTATTACTTTACTGCCTGCTTCAAGAAAACAAGAATTAAAATATTTACTGCCCATAATTTTGACAGCAGCACAAGAAATTCAAGCTAAATTACCTGATATTCATTTCTTAATTCCTGTAGTTTTAACAGATTATGAGCAAGAAATTGCAGCAGCAGTTCAACAATATAATTTATCAGCAACCTTACTAAAAAATCAAACCTTAGAAGCGATCGCAGCAGCAGATTTAGCTATTACTAAATCAGGTACAGTTAATTTAGAAATTGCTTTACTTAATATTCCTCAAGTAGTGCTGTATCGAATTCATCCTTTTACTGCGTGGATAGCTCGCAGTTTACTCAAGTTTAAAATTCCTTTGATGTCACCAACTAATTTATTAGTTAATCAAAAAATTGTTCCCGAATTACAACAAGAAGAGGCTACTCCCACCGCAATTGTTACTGAAACTTTAAACTTACTTTTAAATCAAGAAAATCTGCTTAAACTACAACAAGATTATCAACAAATGCGTTCTTTATTAGGAACAGAAGGAGTATGCGATCGCGCTGCTAGTCAGATTTTGGCTTTAGTAAATTAA